The following are encoded together in the Plasmodium knowlesi strain H genome assembly, chromosome: 8 genome:
- a CDS encoding T-complex protein 1 subunit eta, putative, which yields MSHLMSLPIVLLKDGTDKAQGKSQIIRNINACQIIVDIIKTTLGPRGMDKLIYTDKDVTITNDGATVMNLLNISHPAACILVDIAKSQDEEVGDGTTSVVVVAGELLNEAKQLINDGIEPNMIIDGFRNACTVAINKLNDLSLSFVSKSPEEKKEILIKCAQTALNSKLVSNHKAFFSELVVNAVYKLGEYMDKSNIGIKKVTGGSCLDTQLIYGVAFKKTFSYAGFEQQPKTFLNPKILLLNVELELKAEKENAEVRIDNPSDYNSIVQAEWEIIFKKLNLIKESGANIVLSRLPIGDIATQFFADNDIFCAGRVEDADLKRTANATGAIVQTSLFNLNESILGNCGVFEEVQIGNERYNIFKECLKTKSVTIILRGGANQFIEEVERSINDAIMIVLRCMGNSEIVPGAGSIEMQLSKHLRIYSRSICNKEQIVLYSFAKALESIPRHLSHNAGYDSTDILNKLRKKHSEETSDIWYGVDCQQGDIINAYEHCIFEVTKIKRNVIYSATEAACLILSIDETIKNPSSNADKGPRNPYA from the exons ATGAGCCACTTAATG TCCCTACCCATCGTGCTTCTGAAGGATGGCACAGACAAAGCCCAGGGGAAGAGCCAAATTATCCGGAATATAAATGCGTGCCAAATTATCGTAGACATAATAAAGACAACCCTTGGACCAAGGGGCATGGACAAACTTATCTACACGGACAAGGATGTTACCATAACAAATGATGGCGCCACGGTGATGAATCTGTTAAATATTTCTCACCCCGCAGCGTGTATACTAGTGGATATTGCGAAATCACAGGATGAAGAAGTAGGAGATGGAACCACGTCTGTGGTAGTAGTAGCAGGAGAGTTACTAAACGAAGCGAAACAATTAATTAATGATGGTATAGAACCAAATATGATAATTGATGGGTTCAGAAATGCATGTACAGTAGCTATCAACAAGTTGAATGACCTGAGTCTTAGCTTTGTCAGTAAGAGCccagaagagaaaaaagaaatcctaATAAAGTGTGCACAGACAGCGTTAAACTCGAAGCTAGTTTCTAATCACAAGGCTTTCTTTAGCGAACTAGTGGTAAATGCTGTATACAAGTTAGGAGAATATATGGACAAATCAAATATAGGTATTAAAAAAGTAACGGGTGGCTCTTGCCTAGACACACAACTGATCTATGGAGTGGCATTTAAGAAAACTTTCTCTTATGCAGGATTCGAACAACAACCCAAAACATTTCTGAATCCAAAAATACTTCTCCTTAATGTGGAGCTAGAATTAAaagcagaaaaggaaaatgcagaAGTGAGGATTGATAATCCAAGTGACTACAACTCTATCGTACAAGCAGAAtgggaaataatttttaaaaaattgaatttaaTAAAAGAGAGTGGAGCAAATATTGTTTTGTCTAGACTACCCATTGGAGATATTGCGACTCAGTTCTTTGCGGATAATGATATTTTCTGTGCAGGCAGAGTGGAAGACGCAGATTTAAAACGAACTGCCAACGCAACAGGTGCAATCGTACAGACATCTTTGTTCAACCTAAACGAAAGCATATTAGGTAACTGTGGTGTCTTTGAGGAAGTGCAAATTGGAAATGAGAGatataacatttttaaagaatgTTTGAAGACCAAGTCAGTTACAATTATCCTGAGAGGAGGTGCGAATCAATTCATTGAAGAAGTGGAGAGATCAATTAATGATGCCATAATGATTGTCCTTAGATGCATGGGAAATTCAGAAATAGTTCCAGGGGCAGGGTCTATAGAAATGCAGTTGTCTAAACACCTTAGAATATATAGCAGATCCATTTGCAACAAGGAACAAATCGTTTTATACTCTTTTGCAAAGGCTCTTGAATCCATTCCTAGACACCTTTCTCACAATGCCGGCTATGATTCTACAGACATTTTGAACAAGCTCAGGAAGAAGCACTCAGAAGAGACTAGCGACATCTGGTACGGAGTTGATTGTCAGCAAGGAGACATCATCAATGCATATGAACATTGTATTTTTGAAGTAACAAAAATTAAGAGGAACGTAATTTACAGCGCTACCGAAGCCGCATGCCTCATCCTCTCCATTGATGAGACCATTAAGAACCCAAGCAGTAACGCTGACAAGGGCCCGCGAAACCCATACGCCTGA
- a CDS encoding zinc finger protein, putative, giving the protein MNDKIFIREPLFVAPNECKSGAAQHEQDNFFSRERKEGASLINHIGKNGSYRKCEKWEQDGRNEQKNNEHLLPLQLNEREDMSCFVKYKENLHNLTHEKNIFNSCRKGEINNKYNIMDNMHDIHYTSESTKNLNDFLKHVKINHTAPCVGEFRTCMNCFVSISTLFCKTCNIFLCAVCSIKLHKNNLDHIINVVGSGLFQNDYSYNDVIVKEKDKWLVEMDNNIPVKIREKCPVHTNEYVKYACRTCQYILLCTDCLLNDPVHVQNQLDDGRNPSREKREDESNWGDKVGENKDSGIATLPFGASSLGGGKNGREMVDLAIYVNPLRRGNQPSQTIVSIDKKVETTTQMSTQDCDLVNLKPGFKLIRGSHEIYTLVDAKNEIKQELNDKLEALCKKSLILKNTIPSLRNIYKYGKITRKNVKRSIRASFTITNVFLEKKKKKLHQELKMVQDRSTEFLKKMDEQRMNYHNYLERKKNELQHMVKLSGRNAGLSLDYYVEKLESYKCLFFSKDNLIDIEKKLEIPHSKMKSEHLPFLVESMKVDVLEAKKNVTNTSAQIRREFEKLFNCTSEISVYPEHFKNILQKRIYDKHRVEPVDGDAKRRQRYFHVLPFTDLYMNMEVTYQQQFWRKDSLHQKWEARTVSLRSIYLCVHTHSCAVGRSSLEKGVDAFTDGNHHSRLPIHVPLPEDSPKNVSGEDNQIISKNEINNFSNDIESIVSITNVSVKLFSDPDITNITILEKRNHPYGIEITEYNEKRDLCGYWLLTAKKESDVNNLFNTLMSLKKEKKISALIPSFHPKINMNNSMFNFHHKNVNSVYKHMAANLTEQPVVFSVGEESKENRLEVEKDSLETVQNRDTDNYNYDGFMRDSSLLYYYDGMDDPAYRENVKRYKIEELIPGQINLSDSNDQMALVDCKKNMCAESNSTESMNPFSLDTSALREDQLGEGLKIVHSSEGNITSVEQPQRKQQRDIPRGEASAQKGVKTGRVHTMVGGVHPKWKNTNPPDVNINSVKPNLVHEEQHFMALNVGSNFSHGDYTAGMYSNGVDVMKGGSVGTYTGCYSEGDAHGGSILGRNVLGGVIPVGSLLVEERTNVGEQTNEHLVERRNGDHGSSIFNVSTMENYRDKSGLKNGLILRSLHVENHLEIEGDVDACNGIRKVEPHKDEIDRMDKSVLNSTGTSLSNRKQYTDLGVIQGGHSMHFLHHKDEEMKGGDTKMSNLKEKFAKMGELLKNEGLTKFLGRLDSAKNMNGSSHKVGAESATRTDMYCKAKCLTDGRLTLTKVGTKVEKTLFGHNEGEAEKTQRNDTPGRVNRQDHKTGNEDPKSQPNGERNGEPNGERFSMVYSDGEYLIGGTPMNGIVHSPANYGNSKRELISGVRRENVAGVNQPCGANKGESITTYGDQKGGGLIMDEDLSSVRTTPEMMDLLRKMDKSEKECLPVGEMNAKVPFQCSGFSMEDFQKKSKIHNVLSDQRGGSNKEDLNEVEWATSGEVISSRDANGEVSPKRVDTGEQIQKGAHSQVHDKNCGKPSLMEELPREEANITEGTSTRMDNHAATSNINVILKPTSVHVKGGARIIHGTETEKGRMRSGTGRLRLKKEERHKTPPPKRKKNKDSVCTSMVSTSEPMARLKTLQEELAPGGDIPESVINRVMSQIGSKRLGS; this is encoded by the coding sequence ATGAACGACAAAATCTTCATCCGCGAGCCCCTGTTCGTGGCGCCAAACGAGTGCAAGAGCGGCGCAGCCCAGCACGAGCAAGACAACTTTTTCAGccgagaaaggaaagaaggggcaAGTCTGATTAACCatataggaaaaaatggatcaTACAGAAAGTGTGAAAAGTGGGAGCAGGATGGACGAAATGAACAGAAGAATAATGAACACCTCCTCCCCCTGCAGTTAAACGAAAGAGAGGACATGAGCTGTTTCGTGAAATACAAAGAAAACCTTCACAATTTAacacacgaaaaaaatattttcaattcGTGTAGAAAAGGCGAAATAAACAACAAGTACAATATAATGGACAACATGCACGATATTCACTACACGAGCGAAAGTACCAAAAATCTGAACGACTTTTTGAAACATGTGAAGATCAATCATACTGCTCCTTGTGTGGGTGAGTTCAGGACCTGTATGAATTGCTTCGTGAGCATATCAACACTCTTTTGCAAAACGTGCAACATATTTCTGTGTGCAGTGTGCAGTATTAAATTGCATAAGAATAACCTGGATCATATTATTAATGTTGTCGGAAGTGGGTTGTTCCAAAATGATTATTCCTACAATGACGTGATCGTGAAGGAGAAAGATAAATGGTTAGTCGAAATGGACAATAATATCCCCGTTAAAATTAGAGAGAAATGTCCTGTGCACACAAATGAATATGTAAAATATGCCTGCAGAACATGTCAGTATATTTTACTATGTACTGACTGCTTGTTGAATGACCCTGTGCATGTGCAGAATCAGCTGGATGATGGAAGGAACCCCTCCAGGGAGAAGCGGGAAGATGAATCCAACTGGGGGGATAAAGTAGGCGAGAATAAAGACAGTGGGATTGCCACTCTCCCGTTTGGTGCATCCTCcttggggggaggaaaaaacggaAGAGAGATGGTCGATCTGGCCATATATGTTAACCCTTTGAGAAGGGGAAACCAACCAAGTCAAACTATCGTCAGCATAGACAAAAAGGTGGAAACAACCACCCAGATGAGCACCCAGGATTGCGACCTGGTGAACCTCAAACCGGGGTTCAAACTAATCCGCGGCAGTCACGAAATATACACCCTGGTAGATGCaaagaatgaaataaagCAAGAACTTAATGACAAGCTAGAAGCCTTGTGTAAAAAATCTCTAATCCTCAAAAACACAATCCCTTCTTTGAGAAACATATACAAGTATGGAAAAATCACGAGGAAAAATGTTAAGAGGTCGATAAGGGCTTCTTTCACCATTACGAATGTCttccttgaaaaaaaaaaaaaaaaattacaccaaGAACTAAAAATGGTACAGGATAGAAGCACcgagtttttaaaaaaaatggacgaacAGAGAATGAACTATCACAACTATTtagagaggaagaaaaatgaacttcaACATATGGTTAAGTTAAGTGGTCGAAATGCAGGTCTTTCTCTGGACTACTACGTGGAAAAATTAGAATCATACAAATGTCTCTTCTTTTCGAAGGACAATTTAATAGACATAGAAAAGAAGCTAGAGATCCCGCACTCCAAAATGAAGTCGGAGcatttgccttttttagTAGAATCTATGAAGGTAGATGTTTtagaagcgaaaaaaaatgttacgaATACCTCTGCACAGATTCGGAGGGAGTTTGAAAAGCTCTTCAATTGCACAAGTGAAATTTCTGTCTACCCTGAgcactttaaaaatatacttcAGAAAAGGATATACGACAAGCATAGGGTTGAACCAGTGGATGGAGATGCGAAAAGACGGCAACGATATTTTCACGTTTTACCATTCACCGATCTGTACATGAATATGGAGGTAACCTACCAGCAACAGTTTTGGCGAAAGGATTCCCTGCATCAGAAGTGGGAAGCAAGGACAGTTTCTCTGCGCTCCATTTATTTGTGTGTTCATACTCACTCATGCGCGGTGGGAAGAAGCAGTTTGGAAAAAGGTGTGGATGCCTTTACAGATGGAAACCACCATAGTAGGTTACCTATCCACGTACCTCTCCCTGAGGATTCTCCCAAAAATGTATCTGGAGAAGATAACCAGATCATCTCaaagaatgaaataaacaacTTCAGCAACGACATAGAATCTATTGTGAGTATCACCAACGTGAGCGTCAAGCTATTCTCTGACCCGGACATAACGAACATAACAATACTGGAAAAGAGGAACCATCCTTATGGGATAGAAATTACAGAatataatgaaaaaagggatttGTGTGGTTACTGGCTCTTAACGGCTAAGAAAGAGAGCGATGTTAATAACCTGTTTAACACGTTGATGAGtcttaaaaaggagaagaagatatCTGCACTGATCCCTTCATTCCATCCAAagataaatatgaataatagcATGTTTAATTTCCACCACAAGAATGTAAACTCAGTGTACAAGCACATGGCGGCCAATTTGACAGAACAACCAGTTGTGTTCTCCGTGGGAGAGGAGTCTAAAGAGAATCGCTTGGAGGTGGAAAAGGACAGTCTCGAAACGGTGCAAAATAGGGACACCGATAATTACAATTATGATGGGTTCATGAGGGACTCTAGCCTTCTCTACTATTACGATGGCATGGATGACCCCGCCTATAGGGAGAATGTGAAGAGGTATAAAATTGAGGAGCTTATACCTGGACAGATAAACTTATCCGATTCGAATGACCAGATGGCACTAGTCGATTGCAAGAAGAACATGTGTGCTGAATCTAATAGTACAGAATCCATGAACCCATTTTCCCTTGATACAAGTGCGCTGCGGGAGGATCAATTAGGAGAGGGATTAAAAATCGTGCACTCAAGTGAGGGTAATATAACCTCTGTGGAACAACCTCAAAGGAAACAGCAAAGGGACATTCCCCGGGGGGAGGCGTCTGCACAGAAAGGAGTGAAGACAGGGAGAGTACACACCATGGTGGGGGGGGTTCAtccgaaatggaaaaatacaaatccACCAGATGTAAACATCAATAGTGTGAAGCCTAATTTAGTGCATGAGGAACAACACTTTATGGCGCTGAATGTGGGCTCTAATTTTTCCCATGGGGACTACACTGCGGGGATGTATAGCAATGGGGTAGATGTCatgaagggggggagtgTAGGTACCTATACGGGTTGTTACTCGGAAGGAGATGCACACGGGGGAAGTATACTCGGGCGGAATGTACTTGGGGGGGTCATTCCAGTTGGTAGTCTACTTGTTGAAGAACGCACGAACGTTGGAGAGCAGACGAATGAACACTTGGTTGAAAGGCGCAACGGTGATCATGGGTCGAGCATTTTTAATGTTAGCACGATGGAGAACTATAGAGACAAATCTGGACTGAAAAATGGTCTTATCTTAAGGAGTCTCCATGTGGAAAATCATCTCGAGATAGAAGGGGACGTAGATGCTTGTAATGGGATCAGGAAAGTAGAACCCCACAAGGATGAAATTGATAGAATGGATAAGTCGGTTCTTAATTCGACTGGTACGTCACTATCGAATAGGAAGCAATACACAGATTTAGGGGTCATACAGGGTGGGCACTCTATGCACTTTCTTCATCACAAGGACGAAGAAATGAAGGGGGGAGatacaaaaatgagcaaCCTGAAGGAGAAATTTGCCAAAATGGGAGAGTTATTGAAAAATGAGGGACTTACCAAGTTCCTGGGCCGATTGGATTCGGCAAAGAATATGAATGGTAGTTCGCACAAAGTAGGTGCTGAGTCAGCTACCAGAACAGACATGTACTGTAAGGCAAAATGCCTGACTGATGGGAGACTGACCCTCACGAAGGTTGGAACGAAAGTGGAGAAAACATTGTTTGGTCATAACGAGGGGGAAGCGGAGAAAACTCAAAGAAATGACACTCCTGGACGGGTGAATCGACAGGACCATAAAACAGGTAATGAAGATCCAAAGAGTCAACCAAACGGAGAGCGAAACGGAGAACCAAACGGAGAACGCTTCAGTATGGTTTACTCTGATGGGGAGTACCTCATTGGTGGCACCCCCATGAATGGAATTGTCCATTCGCCCGCTAACTATGGAAACAGTAAGAGAGAACTGATTAGCGGTGTGAGGAGGGAAAACGTGGCAGGGGTGAACCAACCATGTGGTGCGAATAAAGGGGAAAGCATCACTACATATGGTGATCAGAAGGGGGGTGGTCTGATTATGGATGAAGACCTTTCCTCTGTGCGTACTACACCAGAGATGATGGATCTCCtgagaaaaatggacaaatcaGAAAAGGAGTGCCTTCCCGTGGGAGAGATGAATGCAAAAGTGCCCTTCCAATGTTCAGGTTTTTCCATGGAGGATTTCCAgaagaaaagcaaaattCATAACGTGCTAAGCGACCAACGGGGGGGAAGTAACAAGGAGGATTTGAATGAAGTTGAATGGGCTACCTCGGGGGAGGTTATAAGCAGTCGAGACGCCAATGGAGAAGTGTCTCCGAAGAGAGTGGACACAGGTGAACAAATCCAGAAAGGGGCACACTCACAGGTACATGACAAAAACTGTGGGAAGCCTTCCCTAATGGAGGAACTTCCTCGGGAAGAAGCGAACATAACGGAGGGAACATCAACACGGATGGATAACCACGCAGCTACATCGAACATTAATGTAATTTTGAAGCCAACATCTGTTCATGTCAAAGGGGGAGCAAGAATTATCCATGGTACGGAAACCGAGAAAGGGAGAATGAGAAGTGGTACAGGAAGATTGAGgttgaaaaaggaggagaggcACAAAACCCCGCCTccaaagcgaaaaaaaaataaagacagTGTATGTACTTCTATGGTTTCCACTTCTGAACCCATGGCTCGCCTCAAGACGCTTCAAGAGGAACTGGCACCAGGGGGGGACATCCCTGAGAGCGTAATAAATCGGGTGATGAGCCAGATCGGAAGTAAAAGGTTGGGTTCTTAA
- a CDS encoding DNA polymerase delta small subunit, putative — protein sequence MSEDASKRAKPDFGDDGNSPLQKKIKKEHYNYENHSKGFVISKATYTQQYCEIYSARTKAMKGLLVKTVERLAQGSGWASHQIKSQVNGKVEVELDSKVKREGGEIVKGFAGGGGKEYSLLHYLKEIKANENCYCIGTLFKKMELRPSILNEYISEINETEDIVVNYSHDEDVLFLEDETARLKLEGNINSDHYVTGLTVIIKGSGMSNGSLYVDELIYAYVPKLEVPRCISDDDKYIMFVSGVHISERNGNVNNTSLLKDFILGLYGDKDLSEKLIRVVMVGNCLRNVGSDEKDMKTFDMFLASLCPGVFVDLMPGENDPTDAILPQQPFPNLFFKTSRNYSSFQCVTNPYLFSIDNVNVCCMSGEPVNNIVSYSKNSPLDALRMIAKSRILSPTCPDTLGCYPFVDQDPFCLQDDDKYPHIFVNGNCTELEVQYMHEEKKLPLLVCLPSFDVTPKALLVNIRNMQHVTLTFDVGK from the coding sequence ATGAGCGAAGACGCGAGCAAGCGCGCCAAGCCCGACTTCGGGGATGACGGCAACTCCCCCCTGCAAAAGAAGATCAAGAAGGAGCATTACAATTATGAGAACCATTCCAAGGGGTTCGTCATTAGCAAGGCAACCTACACGCAGCAGTACTGCGAAATTTATAGCGCGCGAACCAAGGCGATGAAGGGGCTTCTGGTGAAGACGGTGGAGCGGTTAGCCCAAGGTAGCGGTTGGGCTAGCCATCAGATAAAGAGTCAGGTAAATGGTAAGGTCGAGGTAGAGCTGGACTCCAAAGTTAAGCGCGAAGGTGGGGAAATCGTTAAGGGCTTCGCTGGAGGAGGTGGCAAAGAGTACTCGCTACTCCACTacttaaaagaaattaaggCAAATGAAAATTGCTACTGCATAGGTACCCtgttcaaaaaaatggaactgcGACCCTCTATCCTAAATGAGTACATCAGCGAAATCAACGAAACGGAAGATATCGTAGTGAACTACTCGCACGATGAAGATGTCCTATTTCTGGAAGATGAAACGGCAAGGTTAAAACTAGAAGGAAATATTAACAGCGACCATTATGTAACGGGATTGACAGTTATTATAAAAGGAAGTGGCATGAGCAATGGCTCCCTATATGTGGATGAActcatttatgcatatgtaccaAAATTAGAAGTTCCGAGGTGCATTAGCGATGACGATAAATATATCATGTTCGTCTCGGGGGTGCACATAAGTGAACGAAACGGAAATGTAAATAACACATCTTTATTGAAGGATTTTATATTAGGATTATATGGAGATAAGGACTTATCTGAGAAACTTATCAGGGTAGTTATGGTTGGTAACTGTCTTCGCAATGTTGGTAGCGATGAAAAAGACATGAAAACATTTGATATGTTCCTTGCTTCTCTCTGTCCAGGTGTATTTGTGGATTTAATGCCTGGTGAGAATGACCCCACTGATGCCATACTGCCACAACAACCCTTTCCaaacttattttttaaaacttctAGAAATTACAGCTCCTTTCAGTGCGTCACTAACCCCTACCTTTTCTCCATCGACAATGTAAACGTATGTTGCATGTCTGGTGAACCTGTTAACAATATCGTTTCTTACTCAAAAAATTCTCCACTGGATGCATTAAGGATGATTGCCAAGAGTCGTATTTTATCTCCCACCTGTCCAGACACTCTGGGGTGCTATCCGTTCGTAGACCAGGACCCCTTCTGTTTACAGGACGATGATAAGTATCCccacatttttgttaatgGGAATTGTACGGAGCTCGAGGTGCAGTACATGCACGAAGAGAAGAAGCTTCCACTTCTGGTTTGCCTGCCGAGCTTCGACGTCACCCCCAAGGCGCTGCTTGTTAACATCAGGAATATGCAACACGTAACCTTGACCTTCGACGTGGGGAAGTAG